One window of Perca fluviatilis chromosome 12, GENO_Pfluv_1.0, whole genome shotgun sequence genomic DNA carries:
- the tmem41aa gene encoding transmembrane protein 41A-A codes for MRSLVGLIAVVATASLYLYSLSLYLPAAPRRRPHPAADRKHVETEVSTDSSEEPSSRLKFPSDLEELRELAELLQFYKTEHTGYVLLLFCSAYLYKQSFAIPGSSFLNILAGAIFGPYQGLLLASVLTTVGSTMCYLLSQAFGKRYIVTLFPDKVSMLQRKVGENQDCLLFFLLFLRFFPMTPNWFLNMSAPIVNIPITFFFCSVFIGLLPYNFICVQTGVMLSEVASLDDLFSWERLLQLLAIACMALLPGALIRHFSQKRLKLDVQTQNGLITDKKVQ; via the exons ATGCGCTCCCTCGTCGGACTAATCGCTGTTGTTGCTACAGCCAGCTTGTACCTGTATTCGCTGTCCCTGTATCTTCCTGCGGCACCGCGGCGACGTCCTCATCCAGCTGCCGACAGAAAACATGTGGAGACAGAGGTGTCCACTGACAGCTCCGAAGAACCCAGCAGCAG GTTGAAGTTCCCCTCAGATCTGGAGGAGCTGAGGGAACTGGCTGAGCTCCTGCAGTTTTACAAGACAGAGCACACTGGATATGTCCTGCTACTCTTCTGTAGTGCATATCTCTACAAGCAGTCCTTTGCCATTCCTGGATCCTCATTCCTG AACATTTTAGCAGGAGCTATATTTGGACCATATCAAGGACTGCTGCTTGCCTCTGTGCTCACCACTGTGGGGTCCACCATGTGCTACCTCCTGTCCCAGGCCTTTGGAAAGCGCTACATTGTTACCCTCTTCCCTGATAAAGTCTCCATGCTACAGAGGAAG GTTGGGGAGAACCAGGACTGTTTGCTGTTCTTTCTGCTCTTCCTGAGATTCTTTCCCATGACTCCCAACTGGTTTCTGAACATGTCTGCCCCTATTGTCAACATCCCCATCACCTTCTTCTTCTGCTCAGTCTTCATTG GCCTCCTGCCGTATAACTTCATCTGTGTACAGACGGGCGTCATGCTGTCTGAGGTGGCCTCGCTGGATGACTTGTTTTCCTGGGAGAGGTTGCTGCAGCTGCTGGCCATCGCCTGCATGGCTCTGCTGCCCGGCGCCCTCATCCGCCACTTCAGTCAGAAGCGTCTCAAACTGGATGTCCAAACGCAGAATGGGCTCATCACAGATAAGAAGGTCCAGTGA